A single Montipora foliosa isolate CH-2021 chromosome 7, ASM3666993v2, whole genome shotgun sequence DNA region contains:
- the LOC138011278 gene encoding uncharacterized protein, with protein sequence MTDINDNLIFASENGRNAIQGITILGIKPGEGRVLYQKFLPYAFLIQAALCCFPTVMWKTSASESLRASVRLVADMSEKIASTLQFSHGLHACKTEQSYAILPQDLNGQVLFWHGKKFLARVYTTKLMLNIGIFIFIMCFYMASPSLNYFNIQSLFICHVHKQSLITCAFPDIDLFKMAWIVNIVLLDISIIIVALQMINAVFCLPRKKTFFSRHLGLEERTSSLMLNDSHLISHFCYENLAVMNSGIFYTSFGQRKGSYSPLISLESSEEEWNTSPSSPSLSYSTAPQVFGRPTTTHGESK encoded by the coding sequence ATGACAGATATAAATGACAATCTCATCTTTGCGTCTGAAAATGGGCGAAACGCAATCCAAggaatcacaattctgggaataaaacCTGGAGAAGGGCGTGTCTTATATCAAAAGTTTCTTCCCTATGCATTCCTCATCCAAGCTGCCCTGTGTTGTTTTCCGACGGTAATGTGGAAAACGTCAGCGTCGGAAAGTCTTCGTGCTTCGGTAAGACTCGTCGCAGACATGTCCGAAAAAATTGCATCAACATTACAGTTTTCTCATGGTCTCCATGCTTGCAAGACGGAACAAAGTTACGCGATTCTACCCCAGGATTTAAACGGTCAAGTTCTCTTTTGGCATGGAAAAAAGTTTCTCGCTAGAGTTTACACCACGAAGTTAATGCTCAATATTGGAATCTTTATCTTCATAATGTGTTTTTACATGGCTTCTCCCAGTTTAAATTACTTCAACATTCAATCGCTTTTTATTTGTCACGTGCACAAGCAGTCATTGATCACGTGCGCCTTTCCCGACATAgaccttttcaaaatggcgtgGATCGTAAACATAGTTCTCCTCGATATTTCTATAATAATCGTTGCACTGCAAATGATTAACGCTGTTTTCTGCCTTCCGCGAAAGAAGACCTTCTTCTCGCGGCATTTAGGACTGGAAGAAAGAACATCCTCCTTAATGCTAAATGATTCTCATCTAATCTCACATTTCTGTTATGAAAACCTTGCCGTTATGAATTCTGGAATATTTTATACCTCTTTCGGACAAAGAAAAGGGTCGTATAGTCCACTTATTTCCTTGGAAAGTTCGGAAGAAGAGTGGAACACATCACCCTCCAGTCCTTCGCTTTCGTACTCCACGGCTCCTCAAGTTTTTGGAAGACCAACAACCACTCATGGAGAAAGCAAGTAG